DNA from Asticcacaulis sp. ZE23SCel15:
GATCACGCCGGAGCCTGAGATTTCGACACCCTCTTCGGCCAGAACCTTGAGGATGGCAAACATCATGTCCTGCTTGCGCATATTGTTGGCGTTTTCCACGCCGAGCGTTTCCGCAAAGGCCAGCAGGTCCGCGGGAGATTTTTCCTTCAGTTCCTGAAGCGACATGGACTGCGGATTGGCAATCTCTTCGGAGCCATCCCCAAACTCATCGCCTTCGAACTCATCGCCGTTCAGGTCCAGTTCGGTCTCTTCGGCTTCTTGTTCAGGCGTCGGTTCAAATTCGTTTTCGTCTTGCATAGACCTGGTCTCACGATAGCGGCGTCCGCGAAAGACCACAGACGATTTGTCTGCGATGCGCGAACCCATAAGGTTTATATAGGACGCCAATAGCGAAGCGTCCTGAATGAATTGTTCTTGAAAAGGCCGTCCAGCAGAACCGTGGCGCCTGTCTTAAGATTTGAGGATCAGATGTAAACCCGATACATACTCAATTTGAGCGGAACCCTTACACCACGCTAAAATTCGGTCAAGTCAATTTTGTGGGAAGGGTCAGGCCCCAAACTCCAGCGTCACGGCCAAAACCATAATAATGGCTATGACAAATGGCACTTCGTTGACGATACGCCAGTATTTTTCGGTGCCGATATTGTCACCGCGATCGAGCTTTTTAAATGTCACCGTCAGATAATGATGCCAGCCGGTAATGGCGATAATGCCGGCGATCTTGGTCAGGAACCAGGTCTGGGTGAGGAACCCTGCCCCCCTCGCTTTGTAATCGATATAGATCAGGCCGCACCCAAATATCCACGCCGCGATCATGGCCGGATTCATGATCAGCTTGATCAGTTTGCGCTCCATCACCCGAAAGACCGATGTAACCTCAACCTTATCGTGGTTCTGGATATGATAGATGAAGATGCGCGGCAGGTACAAAAGCCCAGCCATCCACGCGATCACCGACAGAATATGCAGGGCGCGAAAGAGATCGTAGTTCATCTTAAGCCACCTTTAACTTAGGGCAGTGGCTGTGACAGGCCGCGCACGCATGGTCGCTAATGACCGCATCGGTCGTCGCGAGCGCTTTCAGAACCTGATCGCCCAGAGCCCTGATATAATCAGGATTAACCCCCACCGCAGGCACGCGAATATAGGACGCAACACCCGCCGCATCGGCCAGATGCTTATATTCGATATCCAGTTCTACCAGCGTTTCGATATGTTCCGACACAAAAGCGATCGGCACCAGGATGATATTTTTCCCCGATTGACCAGTCTTGGTGATCGTGTCATCCGTGGCCGGCCCGATCCATTTCAGCGGCCCTACCCGGCTCTGATAGCAAATGACGTGGTCGATATCGGTGTTAAGTCCCGCCATGACCTTAGCGACGGTCGCTTCGACCTGTGACTGATAGGGATCGCCTTCTTTGATGATTTTTTCCGGTAAACCATGCGCCGAAAACAGAATCCTGTAACCGTCAGGGTTCTTAATATCTTTGATCGCCGCGCGGATCAGATCAACCTGCGCCTTGATGAAGAAATCATTTTCCGGATAGCAACACACGGCGGTGACCTTCGCGCGACCCTTATAGGCCGCCTTAAACGCCACCAGTGACGACAGGGTCGTGGTCTTGGAAAACTGCGGATAGAGCGGCAGAAGCACAATCTCATCC
Protein-coding regions in this window:
- a CDS encoding CopD family protein, which codes for MNYDLFRALHILSVIAWMAGLLYLPRIFIYHIQNHDKVEVTSVFRVMERKLIKLIMNPAMIAAWIFGCGLIYIDYKARGAGFLTQTWFLTKIAGIIAITGWHHYLTVTFKKLDRGDNIGTEKYWRIVNEVPFVIAIIMVLAVTLEFGA
- the hemH gene encoding ferrochelatase; the protein is MKKVAVLLFNLGGPLENKDVKPFLYNLFKDKYIISLPFGLRHFVARLISTTREKSAQANYNFMGGGSPILAQTLAQSEALAAHCKKTITGAEVKTFIGMRYWHPFVEDTVKEIDGWGPDEIVLLPLYPQFSKTTTLSSLVAFKAAYKGRAKVTAVCCYPENDFFIKAQVDLIRAAIKDIKNPDGYRILFSAHGLPEKIIKEGDPYQSQVEATVAKVMAGLNTDIDHVICYQSRVGPLKWIGPATDDTITKTGQSGKNIILVPIAFVSEHIETLVELDIEYKHLADAAGVASYIRVPAVGVNPDYIRALGDQVLKALATTDAVISDHACAACHSHCPKLKVA